The following coding sequences are from one Osmia bicornis bicornis chromosome 2, iOsmBic2.1, whole genome shotgun sequence window:
- the LOC114879845 gene encoding DEAD-box helicase Dbp80: MASTELDWGKYADEQEKLSAKVSSLNLDKPVKDSNASTDSKSDDGTDEQISPAEKSLLQKIIRKGLIETTKDLEIQRKDPSSPLYSVKTFEALHLKPALLKGVYSMGFNAPSKIQETALPTLLADPPQNMIAQSQSGTGKTAAFVLAMLSRVDTTKNYPQVLCLSPTYELAIQTGEVAAKMSAFCSEIKIKYAVRGEEISRGSKITEHIIIGTPGKVLDWAVKFKFFSLSKISVFVLDEADVMIATQGHQDQCIRIHKQLPRTCQMMFFSATYEPEVMKFAEIIVNNPLIIRLLKEEESLDNIKQYYVRCKDLDEKYAAITNIYGVITIGQAIIFCHTRRTANWLSERMTKDGHAVAVLSGELTVEQRISVLDRFRAGLEKVLITTNVLARGIDIEQVTIVVNFDLPMDQSRQADCETYLHRIGRTGRFGKSGIAINLIDSPHAMQLCKDIEKHFGKKIHYLDAEDADEIEKIGA, from the exons ATGGCTTCAACTGAACTTGATTGGGGTAAATATGCAGACGAGCAGGAAAAGTTATCTGCGAAG GTGTCCAGCTTAAATTTAGACAAACCTGTTAAAGACAGCAATGCAAGTACAGACTCCAAGAGTGATGATGGAACAGACGAACAGATCTCCCCTGCAGAAAAATCTTTACTTCAAAAAATTATACGTAAGGGCTTGATAGAAACAACAAAGGATCTAgagattcagagaaaagatcCATCTTCCCCATTATACAGTGTCAAAACATTTGAAGCACTTCATCT TAAACCAGCCCTCTTAAAAGGAGTATATTCTATGGGATTCAATGCCCCatcaaaaattcaagaaactGCATTACCTACTTTGCTTGCTGACCC GCCTCAAAATATGATTGCTCAGTCACAATCTGGAACTGGTAAAACAGCAGCCTTTGTGCTAGCAATGCTTAGTAGAGTTGATACTACTAAGAATTACCCTCAAGTACTTTGTTTGTCGCCAACTTATGAATTAGCTATACAAACAGGAGAAGTAGCAGCTAAAATGTCTGCATTTTgtagtgaaataaaaataaaatatgctgttagaggagaagaaa taAGTCGTGGATCAAAAATTACAGAACACATTATTATTGGAACTCCGGGAAAAGTATTAGATTGGGCTGttaaattcaaattctttAGTTTAAGTAAAATATCGGTTTTCGTTTTGGATGAAGCAGATGTAATGATTGCAACACAAGGTCATCAGGATCAATGCATTCGTATTCACAA GCAACTCCCACGTACATGCCAGATGATGTTCTTTTCCGCAACTTATGAACCAGAAGTAATGAAATTTGCAGAAATTATAGTCAATAATCCTTTGATAATACGATTgttgaaagaagaagagagttTAGATAACATTAAGCAATACTATGTGAGATGCAAAGATTTAGATGAAAAATATGCAGCTATTACTAATATTTATGGTGTAATAACAATAGGACAAGCAATTATTTTTTGCCAC ACCAGAAGGACAGCCAATTGGTTATCGGAAAGAATGACGAAAGATGGTCATGCGGTAGCTGTTTTATCCGGTGAATTAACTGTAGAACAAAGAATATCAGTTTTAGATCGATTTAGAGCTGGTCTCGAAAAAGTTCTCATCACAACCAATGTCTTGGCCAGAG GTATCGATATTGAACAAGTAACTATAGTAGTAAATTTCGATCTTCCAATGGATCAAAGTCGACAGGCAGATTGTGAAACGTATTTACACCGAATCGGTCGAACAGGACGATTCGGTAAATCTGGAATTGCTATTAACCTAATAGATTCACCACATGCAATGCAACTTTGCAAAGATATAGAAAAACATTTTGGAAAGAAAATACATTATCTTGATGCGGAAGATGCagatgaaatagaaaaaattggAGCCTAG